The Balearica regulorum gibbericeps isolate bBalReg1 chromosome 5, bBalReg1.pri, whole genome shotgun sequence genome window below encodes:
- the PCNX4 gene encoding pecanex-like protein 4 isoform X2: MGPDVPLLNDYKQEFFLKRFPQTVLGGPRFKLGYCAPPYIYVNQIILFLTPWVLGGVGTLLYQLGIMKDYYTAALSGGLMFVTALTLQMTNLYAKQKTVRVERMQIQNTLTDEDEFEFSSCVGSETVKFIIPGKKYIINTVFHSLLAGVLCGLGTWYLLPNRITLLYSNIGGTVMIFVFGWVTICIGEYSLIINTATETATFQALDTYEITALMRPFYIFLFIAVDLAHRFAVNTAILEQTNQILHIIFLFLPFLWAMGILPPLDALFLWGMEQLLEFGLGGSPMSSNTKEIQRVYLFGVFRNPFYPKDVRTVTVLMEKQRRLMKVGVVRRILLTLVSPFAMIAFLSLDRSLQNLHSVSVCIGFTRIFRMVWQNTENALLDIVVVSVAQMLVFNPDLWWNRSLDTGIRLLLVGILRDRLLQFVSKLQFAIAILLTSWTEKKQRRKSTASLITLNVVFFPILLTFVAISALLSSPLLPLFTLPVFLVGFPRPIRSWPGPVGATACVCSDTVYYQQMVPSLAVALQSALAAGSLGLSLPGSHYLCRFQDRLMWILVLEKGFTYCGVNIKGLELQETSCHAAEAHRVDEIFEMAFENQEHTKILSPNHHFGHILTPCTVLPVRLYSDARNVLSGIIDSHENLKHLKDDFIKVLVWMLVQYCYNKSKMQESPDNADKNKKGLFPENQRSGAVERSRPLREEDSFSVDTIEDWTDDSDLFDLEPSGRMKDRKELGQLGTTPKVHLSIPGSVETQSQDVAQEMSPEEKLYRAVVLGLPAVDKGKQQEVSSRVEFSCSYSELLSIPEEWRTAPVPASKVNEMRQRFPEAWYHFVLSQLDFFHLKEKPSNLLEDLMKDKTLKDLYIHGVLSCCFGLFGLDNTVPAPSHVFRAYTGGIPWSVGLDWLNAKPELFQLALKAFRYAFKLMVDKASLGPVENFKELINYLEEYENDWYIGLVSDLEWQQAVLQEKPYLFSLGHDPNMGIYTGRVLTLQELLVQVGKLNDEAVRGQWANLSWELLYATNDDEERYSIQAHPVLLRNLTVQAADPPLGYPVYSSEVLHLPLF, encoded by the exons ATGGGTCCAGATGTACCTCTGCTGAATGATTACAAACAGGAGTTCTTCTTGAAGCGCTTTCCACAGACTGTGCTGGGAGGTCCCCGGTTTAAATTAGGCTATTGTGCCCCTCCTTACATATATGTGAATCAGATTATTCTTTTCTTGACACCATGGGTTTTGGGAGGAGTGGGAACCCTTCTGTACCAATTAGGCATTATGAAAGACTATTATACTGCGGCACTTTCAGGAGGACTGATGTTTGTTACTGCACTTACTCTTCAGATGACAAATCtatatgcaaaacagaaaacagtgagaGTAGAAAGAATGCAAATTCAGAATACCCTGACAGATGAAGATGAGTTTGAATTTTCCAGCTGTGTAGGTTCAGAGACAGTAAAATTTATTATTCCTGGCAAGAAGTATATAATCAACACTGTATTTCATTCCCTTCTGGCAGGGGTATTGTGTGGGCTGGGAACTTGGTATTTGCTGCCAAACAGAATAACCTTGCTGTATAGCAACATTGGAGGAACTGTTATGATCTTTGTATTTGGCTGGGTGACTATATGTATAGGAGAGTATTCGTTAATCATAAATACAGCTACCGAAACAGCTACTTTCCAAGCACTGGATACTTACGAAATCACTGCTCTGATGAGACCtttctatatttttctctttattgcaGTGGATCTTGCACACAG GTTTGCTGTCAACACAGCCATTCTAGAACAGACAAACCAGATTTTGCacatcatatttctttttctgccgTTCTTATGGGCAATGGGAATTCTGCCCCCGCTTGACGCACTTTTTCTATGGGGAATGGAACAACTGTTGGAGTTTGGCCTAGGAGGTTCACCTATGTCAAGTAACACAAA AGAGATTCAGAGAGTGTACTTGTTTGGAGTCTTCCGAAACCCCTTTTATCCAAAGGATGTCAGGACTGTGACTGTGCTCATGGAGAAGCAAAGAAGGCTAATGAAAGTTGGTGTTGTCAGGAGGATTTTACTAACACTAG TGTCTCCGTTTGCTATGATAGCATTCCTGTCACTAGACCGTTCGCTACAAAACCTTCATTCTGTGTCTGTTTGCATTGGATTCACAAGAATATTTAGGATg GTCTGgcagaatacagaaaatgccCTACTGGACATAGTGGTTGTGTCAGTAGCCCAAATGTTGGTGTTTAATCCAGACCTCTGGTGGAACAGGAGCCTTGATACAGGAATCAGACTCTTGCTG GTTGGTATCCTACGGGATCGACTGCTTCAGTTTGTCTCAAAGTTGCAGTTTGCCATAGCTATTCTGTTGACATCAtggacagagaagaaacaacGCCGTAAATCTACCGCCAGCTTAATCACACTCAACGTTGTTTTCTTCCCAATCCTGCTGACCTTCGTCGCCATCTCTGCgctcctttcttctccattgCTGCCACTCTTCACGTTACCGGTATTTTTGGTTGGGTTTCCTAGGCCTATCCGAAGCTGGCCAGGACCTGTGGGTGCTACAGCCTGTGTTTGCTCCGATACTGTGTACTACCAGCAGATGGTTCCAAGTCTGGCTGTTGCTCTGCAGTCTGCCCTAGCAGCCGGTAGCCTAG GTCTCTCTCTGCCTGGATCACATTACTTGTGCCGTTTTCAGGATAGACTGATGTGGATACTGGTGCTAGAAAAAGGCTTCACTTACTGTGGTGTTAACATTAAG GGACTGGAATTGCAGGAAACATCTTGTCACGCTGCTGAAGCTCACAGAGTTGATGAAATTTTTGAAATGGCCTTCGAAAATCAGGAGCACACAAAGATTCTCTCTCCTAATCACCATTTTGGACACATTTTGACTCCTTGTACTGTTCTACCTGTGCGGCTGTATTCCGATGCCAGAAATGTGTTGTCTGGAATAATTGACTCTCATGAGAATTTAAAGCACCTGAAAGATGATTTCATTAAAGTGCTTGTGTGGATGCTAGTCCAGTATTGTTATAATAAATCAAAAATGCAAGAAAGCCCTGACAATGCtgacaagaacaaaaaaggattatttccagaaaatcaGCGTAGCGGCGCAGTAGAGAGATCCAGGCCTCTGCGGGAAGAAGATAGCTTTAGTGTCGATACAATTGAGGATTGGACTGACGACAGTGACCTTTTTGATCTCGAACCCAGTGGCagaatgaaagacagaaaagaacttGGGCAGCTGGGAACTACACCAAAAGTACATCTGTCTATTCCAGGGTCTGTAGAAACACAGAGCCAAGATGTCGCACAAGAAATGTCACCAGAAGAGAAATTATACAGGGCCGTTGTGCTTGGGCTTCCTGCTGTAGACAAAGGGAAACAGCAAGAAGTTTCATCTCGGGTGGAGTTTAGTTGCTCTTACTCAGAGCTATTGAGCATCCCTGAAGAATGGCGAACAGCCCCGGTGCCTGCTTCCAAAGTCAATGAAATGAGACAAAGGTTTCCAGAAGCATGGTACCACTTCGTTTTGAGTCAACTGGacttttttcatctgaaagaaaagccttCCAATTTACTTGAAGACCTTATGAAAGATAAAACTTTGAAAGACTTATACATCCATGGAGTATTGTCATGTTGTTTTGGTCTGTTTGGACTAGATAACACTGTGCCTGCCCCGAGCCATGTGTTCAGAGCGTACACTGGTGGTATCCCCTGGTCTGTTGGTTTGGACTGGCTAAATGCCAAGCCGGAGCTATTCCAACTTGCATTAAAAGCAttcag GTATGCTTTTAAACTTATGGTTGACAAAGCAAGCCTGGGTCCAGTTGAGAACTTCAAAGAGCTGATTAACTATCTGGAAGAATATGAAAACGATTGGTACATTGGACTGGTATCAGATCTTGAGTGGCAGCAAgcagttcttcaggaaaagcCATACCTTTTTTCACTGGGGCATGACCCAAACATG GGAATTTACACTGGGCGAGTCCTCACTCTTCAGGAATTGTTAGTACAAGTGGGAAAACTGAATGACGAAGCTGTCCGAGGTCAGTGGGCAAATCTGTCCTGGGAGCTGCTATATGCTACAAATGATGATGAGGAACGCTACAGCATCCAGGCGCACCCAGTTCTCCTGCGAAACCTTACAGTGCAAGCTGCAGACCCACCTCTTGGCTACCCTGTTTATTCATCTGAAGTTCTGCATCTGCCTCTGTTCTAG
- the PCNX4 gene encoding pecanex-like protein 4 isoform X1, with amino-acid sequence MGPDVPLLNDYKQEFFLKRFPQTVLGGPRFKLGYCAPPYIYVNQIILFLTPWVLGGVGTLLYQLGIMKDYYTAALSGGLMFVTALTLQMTNLYAKQKTVRVERMQIQNTLTDEDEFEFSSCVGSETVKFIIPGKKYIINTVFHSLLAGVLCGLGTWYLLPNRITLLYSNIGGTVMIFVFGWVTICIGEYSLIINTATETATFQALDTYEITALMRPFYIFLFIAVDLAHRFAVNTAILEQTNQILHIIFLFLPFLWAMGILPPLDALFLWGMEQLLEFGLGGSPMSSNTKLLVMFLISAGTAIASYFIPSTLGVILFMTGFGFILSLNLSEIGFAFKHTMISHLGSSKSKNTHRGLRIQFGWREFIFYLTVLTFALIEASLLHQCAGFSSFSKASPQAVVSYVLIILLTIMWILREIQRVYLFGVFRNPFYPKDVRTVTVLMEKQRRLMKVGVVRRILLTLVSPFAMIAFLSLDRSLQNLHSVSVCIGFTRIFRMVWQNTENALLDIVVVSVAQMLVFNPDLWWNRSLDTGIRLLLVGILRDRLLQFVSKLQFAIAILLTSWTEKKQRRKSTASLITLNVVFFPILLTFVAISALLSSPLLPLFTLPVFLVGFPRPIRSWPGPVGATACVCSDTVYYQQMVPSLAVALQSALAAGSLGLSLPGSHYLCRFQDRLMWILVLEKGFTYCGVNIKGLELQETSCHAAEAHRVDEIFEMAFENQEHTKILSPNHHFGHILTPCTVLPVRLYSDARNVLSGIIDSHENLKHLKDDFIKVLVWMLVQYCYNKSKMQESPDNADKNKKGLFPENQRSGAVERSRPLREEDSFSVDTIEDWTDDSDLFDLEPSGRMKDRKELGQLGTTPKVHLSIPGSVETQSQDVAQEMSPEEKLYRAVVLGLPAVDKGKQQEVSSRVEFSCSYSELLSIPEEWRTAPVPASKVNEMRQRFPEAWYHFVLSQLDFFHLKEKPSNLLEDLMKDKTLKDLYIHGVLSCCFGLFGLDNTVPAPSHVFRAYTGGIPWSVGLDWLNAKPELFQLALKAFRYAFKLMVDKASLGPVENFKELINYLEEYENDWYIGLVSDLEWQQAVLQEKPYLFSLGHDPNMGIYTGRVLTLQELLVQVGKLNDEAVRGQWANLSWELLYATNDDEERYSIQAHPVLLRNLTVQAADPPLGYPVYSSEVLHLPLF; translated from the exons ATGGGTCCAGATGTACCTCTGCTGAATGATTACAAACAGGAGTTCTTCTTGAAGCGCTTTCCACAGACTGTGCTGGGAGGTCCCCGGTTTAAATTAGGCTATTGTGCCCCTCCTTACATATATGTGAATCAGATTATTCTTTTCTTGACACCATGGGTTTTGGGAGGAGTGGGAACCCTTCTGTACCAATTAGGCATTATGAAAGACTATTATACTGCGGCACTTTCAGGAGGACTGATGTTTGTTACTGCACTTACTCTTCAGATGACAAATCtatatgcaaaacagaaaacagtgagaGTAGAAAGAATGCAAATTCAGAATACCCTGACAGATGAAGATGAGTTTGAATTTTCCAGCTGTGTAGGTTCAGAGACAGTAAAATTTATTATTCCTGGCAAGAAGTATATAATCAACACTGTATTTCATTCCCTTCTGGCAGGGGTATTGTGTGGGCTGGGAACTTGGTATTTGCTGCCAAACAGAATAACCTTGCTGTATAGCAACATTGGAGGAACTGTTATGATCTTTGTATTTGGCTGGGTGACTATATGTATAGGAGAGTATTCGTTAATCATAAATACAGCTACCGAAACAGCTACTTTCCAAGCACTGGATACTTACGAAATCACTGCTCTGATGAGACCtttctatatttttctctttattgcaGTGGATCTTGCACACAG GTTTGCTGTCAACACAGCCATTCTAGAACAGACAAACCAGATTTTGCacatcatatttctttttctgccgTTCTTATGGGCAATGGGAATTCTGCCCCCGCTTGACGCACTTTTTCTATGGGGAATGGAACAACTGTTGGAGTTTGGCCTAGGAGGTTCACCTATGTCAAGTAACACAAA GTTATTAGTAAtgtttctcatttctgctgGAACAGCAATAGCATCGTATTTCATTCCCAGCACTCTCGGTGTGATCCTCTTCATGACTGGATTTGGGTTCATACTGAGTCTTAACCTAAGTGAGATTGGTTTTGCCTTCAAACACACCATGATCAGCCATTTAGGCTCCAGCAAATCTAAAAATACGCACAGAGGTCTTAGAATACAATTTGGGTGgagggaatttattttttatttgaccGTGTTGACGTTTGCTCTCATAGAAGCTAGCCTGCTGCATCAATGTGCAggcttttcatcattttccaaaGCCAGTCCTCAGGCTGTAGTGAGTTATGTTCTGATCATATTACTTACAATTATGTGGATTCTTAGAGAGATTCAGAGAGTGTACTTGTTTGGAGTCTTCCGAAACCCCTTTTATCCAAAGGATGTCAGGACTGTGACTGTGCTCATGGAGAAGCAAAGAAGGCTAATGAAAGTTGGTGTTGTCAGGAGGATTTTACTAACACTAG TGTCTCCGTTTGCTATGATAGCATTCCTGTCACTAGACCGTTCGCTACAAAACCTTCATTCTGTGTCTGTTTGCATTGGATTCACAAGAATATTTAGGATg GTCTGgcagaatacagaaaatgccCTACTGGACATAGTGGTTGTGTCAGTAGCCCAAATGTTGGTGTTTAATCCAGACCTCTGGTGGAACAGGAGCCTTGATACAGGAATCAGACTCTTGCTG GTTGGTATCCTACGGGATCGACTGCTTCAGTTTGTCTCAAAGTTGCAGTTTGCCATAGCTATTCTGTTGACATCAtggacagagaagaaacaacGCCGTAAATCTACCGCCAGCTTAATCACACTCAACGTTGTTTTCTTCCCAATCCTGCTGACCTTCGTCGCCATCTCTGCgctcctttcttctccattgCTGCCACTCTTCACGTTACCGGTATTTTTGGTTGGGTTTCCTAGGCCTATCCGAAGCTGGCCAGGACCTGTGGGTGCTACAGCCTGTGTTTGCTCCGATACTGTGTACTACCAGCAGATGGTTCCAAGTCTGGCTGTTGCTCTGCAGTCTGCCCTAGCAGCCGGTAGCCTAG GTCTCTCTCTGCCTGGATCACATTACTTGTGCCGTTTTCAGGATAGACTGATGTGGATACTGGTGCTAGAAAAAGGCTTCACTTACTGTGGTGTTAACATTAAG GGACTGGAATTGCAGGAAACATCTTGTCACGCTGCTGAAGCTCACAGAGTTGATGAAATTTTTGAAATGGCCTTCGAAAATCAGGAGCACACAAAGATTCTCTCTCCTAATCACCATTTTGGACACATTTTGACTCCTTGTACTGTTCTACCTGTGCGGCTGTATTCCGATGCCAGAAATGTGTTGTCTGGAATAATTGACTCTCATGAGAATTTAAAGCACCTGAAAGATGATTTCATTAAAGTGCTTGTGTGGATGCTAGTCCAGTATTGTTATAATAAATCAAAAATGCAAGAAAGCCCTGACAATGCtgacaagaacaaaaaaggattatttccagaaaatcaGCGTAGCGGCGCAGTAGAGAGATCCAGGCCTCTGCGGGAAGAAGATAGCTTTAGTGTCGATACAATTGAGGATTGGACTGACGACAGTGACCTTTTTGATCTCGAACCCAGTGGCagaatgaaagacagaaaagaacttGGGCAGCTGGGAACTACACCAAAAGTACATCTGTCTATTCCAGGGTCTGTAGAAACACAGAGCCAAGATGTCGCACAAGAAATGTCACCAGAAGAGAAATTATACAGGGCCGTTGTGCTTGGGCTTCCTGCTGTAGACAAAGGGAAACAGCAAGAAGTTTCATCTCGGGTGGAGTTTAGTTGCTCTTACTCAGAGCTATTGAGCATCCCTGAAGAATGGCGAACAGCCCCGGTGCCTGCTTCCAAAGTCAATGAAATGAGACAAAGGTTTCCAGAAGCATGGTACCACTTCGTTTTGAGTCAACTGGacttttttcatctgaaagaaaagccttCCAATTTACTTGAAGACCTTATGAAAGATAAAACTTTGAAAGACTTATACATCCATGGAGTATTGTCATGTTGTTTTGGTCTGTTTGGACTAGATAACACTGTGCCTGCCCCGAGCCATGTGTTCAGAGCGTACACTGGTGGTATCCCCTGGTCTGTTGGTTTGGACTGGCTAAATGCCAAGCCGGAGCTATTCCAACTTGCATTAAAAGCAttcag GTATGCTTTTAAACTTATGGTTGACAAAGCAAGCCTGGGTCCAGTTGAGAACTTCAAAGAGCTGATTAACTATCTGGAAGAATATGAAAACGATTGGTACATTGGACTGGTATCAGATCTTGAGTGGCAGCAAgcagttcttcaggaaaagcCATACCTTTTTTCACTGGGGCATGACCCAAACATG GGAATTTACACTGGGCGAGTCCTCACTCTTCAGGAATTGTTAGTACAAGTGGGAAAACTGAATGACGAAGCTGTCCGAGGTCAGTGGGCAAATCTGTCCTGGGAGCTGCTATATGCTACAAATGATGATGAGGAACGCTACAGCATCCAGGCGCACCCAGTTCTCCTGCGAAACCTTACAGTGCAAGCTGCAGACCCACCTCTTGGCTACCCTGTTTATTCATCTGAAGTTCTGCATCTGCCTCTGTTCTAG
- the PCNX4 gene encoding pecanex-like protein 4 isoform X3: MFAVNTAILEQTNQILHIIFLFLPFLWAMGILPPLDALFLWGMEQLLEFGLGGSPMSSNTKLLVMFLISAGTAIASYFIPSTLGVILFMTGFGFILSLNLSEIGFAFKHTMISHLGSSKSKNTHRGLRIQFGWREFIFYLTVLTFALIEASLLHQCAGFSSFSKASPQAVVSYVLIILLTIMWILREIQRVYLFGVFRNPFYPKDVRTVTVLMEKQRRLMKVGVVRRILLTLVSPFAMIAFLSLDRSLQNLHSVSVCIGFTRIFRMVWQNTENALLDIVVVSVAQMLVFNPDLWWNRSLDTGIRLLLVGILRDRLLQFVSKLQFAIAILLTSWTEKKQRRKSTASLITLNVVFFPILLTFVAISALLSSPLLPLFTLPVFLVGFPRPIRSWPGPVGATACVCSDTVYYQQMVPSLAVALQSALAAGSLGLSLPGSHYLCRFQDRLMWILVLEKGFTYCGVNIKGLELQETSCHAAEAHRVDEIFEMAFENQEHTKILSPNHHFGHILTPCTVLPVRLYSDARNVLSGIIDSHENLKHLKDDFIKVLVWMLVQYCYNKSKMQESPDNADKNKKGLFPENQRSGAVERSRPLREEDSFSVDTIEDWTDDSDLFDLEPSGRMKDRKELGQLGTTPKVHLSIPGSVETQSQDVAQEMSPEEKLYRAVVLGLPAVDKGKQQEVSSRVEFSCSYSELLSIPEEWRTAPVPASKVNEMRQRFPEAWYHFVLSQLDFFHLKEKPSNLLEDLMKDKTLKDLYIHGVLSCCFGLFGLDNTVPAPSHVFRAYTGGIPWSVGLDWLNAKPELFQLALKAFRYAFKLMVDKASLGPVENFKELINYLEEYENDWYIGLVSDLEWQQAVLQEKPYLFSLGHDPNMGIYTGRVLTLQELLVQVGKLNDEAVRGQWANLSWELLYATNDDEERYSIQAHPVLLRNLTVQAADPPLGYPVYSSEVLHLPLF, encoded by the exons AT GTTTGCTGTCAACACAGCCATTCTAGAACAGACAAACCAGATTTTGCacatcatatttctttttctgccgTTCTTATGGGCAATGGGAATTCTGCCCCCGCTTGACGCACTTTTTCTATGGGGAATGGAACAACTGTTGGAGTTTGGCCTAGGAGGTTCACCTATGTCAAGTAACACAAA GTTATTAGTAAtgtttctcatttctgctgGAACAGCAATAGCATCGTATTTCATTCCCAGCACTCTCGGTGTGATCCTCTTCATGACTGGATTTGGGTTCATACTGAGTCTTAACCTAAGTGAGATTGGTTTTGCCTTCAAACACACCATGATCAGCCATTTAGGCTCCAGCAAATCTAAAAATACGCACAGAGGTCTTAGAATACAATTTGGGTGgagggaatttattttttatttgaccGTGTTGACGTTTGCTCTCATAGAAGCTAGCCTGCTGCATCAATGTGCAggcttttcatcattttccaaaGCCAGTCCTCAGGCTGTAGTGAGTTATGTTCTGATCATATTACTTACAATTATGTGGATTCTTAGAGAGATTCAGAGAGTGTACTTGTTTGGAGTCTTCCGAAACCCCTTTTATCCAAAGGATGTCAGGACTGTGACTGTGCTCATGGAGAAGCAAAGAAGGCTAATGAAAGTTGGTGTTGTCAGGAGGATTTTACTAACACTAG TGTCTCCGTTTGCTATGATAGCATTCCTGTCACTAGACCGTTCGCTACAAAACCTTCATTCTGTGTCTGTTTGCATTGGATTCACAAGAATATTTAGGATg GTCTGgcagaatacagaaaatgccCTACTGGACATAGTGGTTGTGTCAGTAGCCCAAATGTTGGTGTTTAATCCAGACCTCTGGTGGAACAGGAGCCTTGATACAGGAATCAGACTCTTGCTG GTTGGTATCCTACGGGATCGACTGCTTCAGTTTGTCTCAAAGTTGCAGTTTGCCATAGCTATTCTGTTGACATCAtggacagagaagaaacaacGCCGTAAATCTACCGCCAGCTTAATCACACTCAACGTTGTTTTCTTCCCAATCCTGCTGACCTTCGTCGCCATCTCTGCgctcctttcttctccattgCTGCCACTCTTCACGTTACCGGTATTTTTGGTTGGGTTTCCTAGGCCTATCCGAAGCTGGCCAGGACCTGTGGGTGCTACAGCCTGTGTTTGCTCCGATACTGTGTACTACCAGCAGATGGTTCCAAGTCTGGCTGTTGCTCTGCAGTCTGCCCTAGCAGCCGGTAGCCTAG GTCTCTCTCTGCCTGGATCACATTACTTGTGCCGTTTTCAGGATAGACTGATGTGGATACTGGTGCTAGAAAAAGGCTTCACTTACTGTGGTGTTAACATTAAG GGACTGGAATTGCAGGAAACATCTTGTCACGCTGCTGAAGCTCACAGAGTTGATGAAATTTTTGAAATGGCCTTCGAAAATCAGGAGCACACAAAGATTCTCTCTCCTAATCACCATTTTGGACACATTTTGACTCCTTGTACTGTTCTACCTGTGCGGCTGTATTCCGATGCCAGAAATGTGTTGTCTGGAATAATTGACTCTCATGAGAATTTAAAGCACCTGAAAGATGATTTCATTAAAGTGCTTGTGTGGATGCTAGTCCAGTATTGTTATAATAAATCAAAAATGCAAGAAAGCCCTGACAATGCtgacaagaacaaaaaaggattatttccagaaaatcaGCGTAGCGGCGCAGTAGAGAGATCCAGGCCTCTGCGGGAAGAAGATAGCTTTAGTGTCGATACAATTGAGGATTGGACTGACGACAGTGACCTTTTTGATCTCGAACCCAGTGGCagaatgaaagacagaaaagaacttGGGCAGCTGGGAACTACACCAAAAGTACATCTGTCTATTCCAGGGTCTGTAGAAACACAGAGCCAAGATGTCGCACAAGAAATGTCACCAGAAGAGAAATTATACAGGGCCGTTGTGCTTGGGCTTCCTGCTGTAGACAAAGGGAAACAGCAAGAAGTTTCATCTCGGGTGGAGTTTAGTTGCTCTTACTCAGAGCTATTGAGCATCCCTGAAGAATGGCGAACAGCCCCGGTGCCTGCTTCCAAAGTCAATGAAATGAGACAAAGGTTTCCAGAAGCATGGTACCACTTCGTTTTGAGTCAACTGGacttttttcatctgaaagaaaagccttCCAATTTACTTGAAGACCTTATGAAAGATAAAACTTTGAAAGACTTATACATCCATGGAGTATTGTCATGTTGTTTTGGTCTGTTTGGACTAGATAACACTGTGCCTGCCCCGAGCCATGTGTTCAGAGCGTACACTGGTGGTATCCCCTGGTCTGTTGGTTTGGACTGGCTAAATGCCAAGCCGGAGCTATTCCAACTTGCATTAAAAGCAttcag GTATGCTTTTAAACTTATGGTTGACAAAGCAAGCCTGGGTCCAGTTGAGAACTTCAAAGAGCTGATTAACTATCTGGAAGAATATGAAAACGATTGGTACATTGGACTGGTATCAGATCTTGAGTGGCAGCAAgcagttcttcaggaaaagcCATACCTTTTTTCACTGGGGCATGACCCAAACATG GGAATTTACACTGGGCGAGTCCTCACTCTTCAGGAATTGTTAGTACAAGTGGGAAAACTGAATGACGAAGCTGTCCGAGGTCAGTGGGCAAATCTGTCCTGGGAGCTGCTATATGCTACAAATGATGATGAGGAACGCTACAGCATCCAGGCGCACCCAGTTCTCCTGCGAAACCTTACAGTGCAAGCTGCAGACCCACCTCTTGGCTACCCTGTTTATTCATCTGAAGTTCTGCATCTGCCTCTGTTCTAG